A genomic stretch from Rhineura floridana isolate rRhiFlo1 chromosome 18, rRhiFlo1.hap2, whole genome shotgun sequence includes:
- the ABHD17A gene encoding alpha/beta hydrolase domain-containing protein 17A: MNGLTVSELCCLFCCPPCPGRIAAKLAFLPPEPTYTIVPEPDPVGGSGNVSPRSGVMTRWKLHLTDRADFQYAQRELDTIEVFLTKSSRGNHISCMYVRCVPGARFTVLFSHGNAVDLGQMCSFYISLGTRISCNIFSYDYSGYGVSTGKPSEKNLYADVDAAWQALRTRYGISPENIILYGQSIGTVPTVDLASRYECAAVILHSPLMSGMRVAFPETKKTYCFDAFPNIDKVSRITSPVLFIHGTDDEVIDFSHGLALYERCPKAVEPLWVEGAGHNDIELYSQYLERLRKFISHDLAAQHN, translated from the exons ATGAACGGGCTAACGGTGAGCGAACTGTGTTGCCTTTTCTGCTGTCCCCCATGCCCGGGCCGGATTGCCGCCAAGCTCGCCTTCCTACCCCCGGAGCCCACATATACCATTGTCCCAGAGCCGGATCCCGTTGGGGGCTCGGGCAATGTCTCTCCTCGCAGCGGGGTCATGACCCGCTGGAAACTCCACTTAACGGACCGGGCCGATTTCCAGTATGCCCAACGGGAGCTGGATACCATTGAGGTGTTTCTTACCAAGAGCAGTCGAGGGAACCATATCAGCTGCATGTACGTCCGCTGCGTTCCTGGAGCCAG GTTCACAGTTCTCTTCTCGCATGGAAATGCCGTGGACCTGGGTCAAATGTGCAGTTTCTACATCAGCCTGGGAACCCGCATCAGCTGCAACATCTTCTCCTATGACTACTCGGGCTACGGCGTCAGCACAGGGAAGCCCTCAGAGAAGAACCTCTACGCTGATGTTGATGCAGCTTGGCAGGCGCTGCGCACCCG CTATGGGATCAGCCCCGAGAACATCATCCTGTACGGGCAAAGCATTGGGACCGTCCCTACGGTGGACCTTGCCTCTCGCTACGAGTGCGCGGCCGTCATCTTGCATTCACCTCTGATGTCGGGCATGCGCGTCGCCTTCCCGGAGACCAAGAAGACTTACTGCTTTGACGCTTTCCCGAA TATAGACAAAGTATCCCGGATCACCTCTCCCGTTCTCTTCATCCATGGCACGGACGACGAGGTCATCGACTTCTCGCACGGCCTGGCCCTTTACGAGCGTTGCCCGAAGGCTGTCGAGCCCCTCTGGGTGGAGGGGGCCGGCCACAATGACATCGAACTCTACAGCCAGTACCTGGAACGCCTGCGCAAATTCATCTCACACGATCTGGCCGCTCAACACAACTGA